A single region of the Mus caroli chromosome 16, CAROLI_EIJ_v1.1, whole genome shotgun sequence genome encodes:
- the LOC110311257 gene encoding LOW QUALITY PROTEIN: olfactory receptor 2M3-like (The sequence of the model RefSeq protein was modified relative to this genomic sequence to represent the inferred CDS: inserted 1 base in 1 codon): MMQWNNWTRNSDFILLGFFDHSSLHTFFFSLILAIFFMALIGNSVMVILIYLDAQLHTPMYILLSQLSLMDLMLISTTVPQMAFNFLSGNKSISMAGCGVQIFFYVSLLGAECFLLAAMAYDRYVAICXPLRYPILMSHKICSLMAAFSWILGSLDGIIDVATVLSFSYCGTREIPHFFCDIPALLTISCSDTLIFEKIIFFCCVIMLIFPVIIVIASYICVILAVIKMASAESRHKAFATCSSHVMVVVIYYGAAMFIYMQPSSSRSPNQDKIVSAFYTILTPLLNPLIYSLRNKEVARALMKVLRMDKAAG; the protein is encoded by the exons ATGATGCAATGGAACAACTGGACCAGGAACTCTGATTTCATCCTACTAGGATTTTTTGATCACAGCTCTCttcatacttttttcttttctctcatcctGGCTATCTTCTTCATGGCCCTCATAGGAAATTCTGTCATGGTGATTCTCATCTACCTGGATGCCCAactccacacccccatgtacaTCCTTCTCAGCCAACTTTCTCTCATGGATCTCATGCTCATCTCTACCACCGTACCCCAAATGGCCTTCAACTTCCTTTCTGGCAACAAGTCCATCTCCATGGCTGGTTGTGGAGtccaaatatttttctatgtatctCTACTTGGAGCTGAGTGTTTTTTATTGGCTGCAATGGCCTATGACCGTTATGTAGCTATTT ACCCATTAAGGTACCCTATTCTCATGAGTCACAAAATCTGTAGTCTAATGGCTGCCTTCTCTTGGATTCTTGGCTCCCTTGATGGTATAATAGATGTTGCAACTGTACTATCTTTTTCATATTGTGGTACCAGAGAAATACCTCACTTTTTCTGTGATATCCCTGCCCTGCTGACGATTTCATGTAGTGATACCTTGatatttgaaaagattatatTTTTCTGCTGTGTAATTATGCTTATCTTCCCTGTAATCATTGTTATTGCATCCTATATCTGTGTGATTCTTGCTGTCATTAAAATGGCTTCAGCTGAGAGTCGCCACAAAGCTTTTGCCACCTGTTCATCTCATGTCATGGTGGTAGTAATATACTATGGGGCAGCCATGTTCATATACATGCAGCCCTCTTCTAGTCGTTCTCCCAATCAAGACAAAATAGTGTCAGCTTTCTACACCATTCTTACTCCACTGTTGAACCCCCTAATTTACAGCCTCCGCAACAAAGAAGTAGCTAGAGCATTAATGAAGGTATTAAGGATGGATAAGGCAGCAGGATGA